The following are from one region of the Cetobacterium somerae genome:
- a CDS encoding carbohydrate ABC transporter permease: protein MKDKTQRSILLACFLAIPTILLFVFVLYPGFKLALISFTDWDGINPSYNYVGLKNYTQVFQRKDIWQSLKNNNLYFMLHLFFIPIEMYLAMLLDRYIKKSEFFKTIVFMPYIINGVAIAYMFSFLYSSEDGVLNGLLALGSIGKIRWLSDPKIVNYSLVVVSLWRFTGVHIILFLAGLQSINKDMLEAALIDGASVLQQFVKIIMPNMKSILSIVLFLNVRGALMVFDIPFVMTSGGPGTSSTTFALHTVKTAFEFSNFGLACAMAIVLIVAIIVISIVQGLVLEPEKFKGKLNKIRGSFKKEELKVEMTIEKEGEKFEKEKNERVTV from the coding sequence ATGAAAGATAAAACACAAAGAAGTATATTGTTAGCATGTTTTTTAGCAATACCAACTATATTGCTATTTGTATTTGTTCTTTATCCAGGGTTTAAGTTAGCTCTAATAAGTTTTACTGATTGGGATGGAATAAATCCTAGTTATAACTACGTTGGGTTAAAAAATTATACCCAAGTGTTTCAAAGAAAAGATATTTGGCAAAGTTTAAAAAACAATAATTTATATTTTATGTTGCATCTATTTTTTATTCCAATAGAGATGTACTTAGCAATGCTTTTAGATAGATATATTAAAAAAAGTGAGTTTTTTAAAACTATAGTTTTTATGCCGTATATAATAAATGGAGTTGCAATAGCTTATATGTTTTCATTTTTATATAGTTCTGAGGATGGAGTATTAAACGGACTTTTAGCTCTTGGAAGTATTGGAAAAATTAGATGGTTAAGTGATCCTAAAATTGTAAACTATTCATTAGTTGTAGTTTCTCTTTGGAGATTTACAGGGGTTCATATAATACTTTTCTTAGCTGGACTTCAATCAATAAATAAGGATATGTTAGAGGCTGCATTAATTGATGGAGCCTCAGTATTACAACAATTTGTAAAAATAATAATGCCTAATATGAAGTCTATTCTTAGTATAGTACTATTTTTAAATGTAAGAGGAGCACTTATGGTTTTTGATATTCCATTTGTTATGACAAGTGGAGGGCCAGGAACAAGTAGTACAACATTTGCTCTTCATACAGTAAAAACAGCCTTTGAGTTTAGCAACTTTGGTTTAGCTTGTGCAATGGCTATAGTTTTAATAGTAGCAATAATAGTTATATCAATAGTTCAAGGTTTAGTTTTAGAGCCTGAAAAGTTTAAAGGTAAGTTAAATAAGATAAGAGGATCTTTTAAAAAAGAGGAATTAAAAGTGGAGATGACAATAGAAAAGGAGGGGGAGAAATTTGAAAAAGAAAAAAACGAGCGAGTTACTGTTTAA
- a CDS encoding sulfatase-like hydrolase/transferase: protein MKNILFIFSDQQRQDTMGCYGQNLNVTPNLDKLAEEGTLFENSFTAQPVCGPARACLQTGKYPTKIGAFKNGISLPIKEKTMAKYLNDIGYETAYVGKWHLASDDGIEEYHTTAIPPSKRGGYKDYWMASDILEFTSHGYDGFVFNKDMEKVDFKGYRVDAMTDYAISYLNNRNTTDPFFLFISYIEPHHQNDRKQYEGPEGSKEKFKNFNLPKDIEALGGGDAEKEYADYLGCCNSLDHNVGRLIETLKANGEFENTIIIYTSDHGCHFKTRNRDLIKPGADDYKRSCHDGVIKTPLIIYGDNFKYGRVKNFVSLIDLPPTILKIAGINPSSEMQGTPIQDKLVNQDKNIAFIQISESIVGRAIRTDKFKYCVFDPSKNPWKDSYSDNYTPLYLYDLEKDPLETTNLINDSEYTNILKILNKEIIKQIFKYENKVCNII from the coding sequence TTGAAGAATATACTTTTTATTTTTTCTGATCAACAAAGACAAGATACAATGGGGTGTTACGGACAAAATCTAAATGTTACCCCAAATTTAGATAAATTAGCTGAAGAGGGTACTCTATTTGAAAACTCTTTCACTGCTCAACCTGTTTGTGGTCCAGCTAGAGCTTGCTTACAAACTGGAAAATATCCAACAAAAATTGGAGCTTTTAAAAATGGAATATCTCTTCCTATAAAAGAGAAAACTATGGCAAAATACTTAAATGATATAGGCTATGAAACTGCCTATGTTGGTAAATGGCATTTGGCATCTGATGATGGTATTGAAGAGTATCATACTACTGCTATTCCACCAAGTAAAAGAGGTGGATATAAAGATTATTGGATGGCATCTGATATTTTAGAGTTTACTTCTCATGGATATGATGGCTTTGTATTTAATAAAGATATGGAAAAAGTTGATTTTAAAGGCTATAGAGTAGATGCTATGACTGATTACGCTATCTCCTATTTAAATAATCGAAACACTACAGATCCATTTTTTCTTTTTATCTCATATATTGAACCGCATCATCAAAATGATAGGAAACAATATGAGGGGCCCGAAGGTTCTAAAGAAAAATTTAAAAACTTCAATCTTCCTAAAGATATTGAAGCTTTAGGTGGTGGAGATGCTGAAAAAGAATATGCTGACTATTTAGGTTGCTGTAACTCTTTAGATCATAATGTTGGTCGACTTATTGAAACTTTAAAAGCCAATGGTGAATTTGAAAATACTATAATTATCTATACAAGTGATCATGGTTGTCATTTTAAAACTAGAAATAGAGATTTAATTAAACCAGGAGCAGATGATTATAAACGTTCTTGTCATGATGGAGTAATCAAAACACCTTTAATAATTTACGGTGATAATTTTAAATATGGTAGAGTTAAAAATTTTGTTTCTCTTATAGATCTTCCTCCAACTATTTTAAAAATAGCTGGTATTAATCCTTCATCAGAAATGCAAGGAACACCTATTCAAGATAAATTAGTAAATCAAGATAAAAATATAGCTTTTATTCAAATCAGTGAAAGTATTGTTGGTAGAGCTATTAGAACTGATAAATTTAAATATTGTGTATTTGATCCTAGTAAAAACCCTTGGAAAGATTCATACAGCGATAACTATACTCCTCTTTATTTATACGATTTAGAGAAAGATCCATTAGAAACTACAAATTTAATTAACGATTCTGAATATACAAATATTTTAAAAATATTAAATAAAGAGATTATAAAACAAATTTTTAAATATGAAAATAAAGTTTGTAACATCATATAA
- a CDS encoding helix-turn-helix domain-containing protein yields MFLNKKSLYILSLFFSLNRFSYSDLEKILHIKKRSIDNNINIINDFLATYKIHGIQKVKDLFFLKPCTINKIKDILQFAPLSVTERKEYLLLQLFFENTINLNDNTDKIQTTRRTLNYDLKEIKDYLENKGLKIESISGRGIFLEGNEPMIRELFAMHLTKFLINKNINHKLFADLIGKYFQEDVLEFNKIFVLRLLNSISVTLVPEDFYKIVAILLIHSIRDKKESILDETYSNENLIQHKYYEKTLKFLKIRGLDYLKPYELDSIIKTLFYLDIKLYETPSENTKIFINKIKEYFNIDLSTSPQTIMRISNVLRVGNLKQEYNFYENKEIYQLNREQKEKYTKIKEIVKSIFPRFYSEDIIHLGIILKKHSMQSKLENEKYKRVVIVDDTFDHMYGKILSKYLKNFSYVEVVEIIESYEINSLLEDVFEVNYIITIDDLQNFKLNIPVVKVNRELFLDDNFELSQLSLILK; encoded by the coding sequence ATGTTTTTAAATAAAAAATCCCTTTATATTCTTAGTTTATTCTTTTCCTTAAATAGATTTAGTTATTCTGATTTGGAGAAAATATTACATATAAAAAAACGTTCTATTGATAATAATATCAATATAATTAATGATTTTTTAGCAACTTATAAAATACATGGAATTCAAAAAGTTAAAGATCTTTTCTTTTTAAAACCTTGTACTATAAATAAAATTAAAGATATTTTACAATTCGCACCACTTTCTGTTACAGAAAGAAAAGAGTATCTTTTATTACAACTTTTTTTTGAAAATACAATAAATTTAAATGATAATACAGATAAAATACAAACTACTAGAAGAACTTTAAATTATGACCTTAAAGAAATAAAAGATTACTTGGAAAATAAAGGTTTAAAAATCGAGAGCATCTCTGGTCGAGGTATATTTTTAGAAGGAAATGAACCTATGATTAGAGAACTTTTTGCTATGCATTTAACAAAATTTTTAATTAATAAAAATATCAATCACAAATTATTTGCAGATTTAATCGGAAAATATTTCCAAGAGGATGTTTTAGAGTTTAATAAAATTTTTGTTTTAAGACTTCTAAATAGTATTTCGGTTACTCTTGTTCCTGAAGATTTTTATAAAATAGTGGCTATTCTTCTTATTCATTCTATAAGAGATAAAAAAGAGTCTATTCTTGATGAAACTTACTCTAATGAAAATCTTATTCAACATAAGTATTATGAGAAAACTCTTAAATTTTTAAAAATTAGAGGTTTAGATTATCTAAAACCTTATGAATTAGACTCTATCATTAAAACTCTATTTTATTTAGATATAAAGTTATATGAAACTCCAAGCGAAAATACCAAAATTTTTATTAACAAAATTAAAGAATATTTTAATATAGATCTTTCTACAAGTCCTCAAACAATTATGAGAATATCAAATGTTTTAAGAGTTGGTAACTTAAAACAAGAATATAATTTCTACGAAAACAAAGAAATTTATCAATTAAATCGAGAACAGAAAGAAAAATATACAAAAATTAAAGAGATTGTTAAAAGTATTTTTCCAAGATTTTATTCAGAAGATATTATTCATCTTGGAATAATTTTAAAAAAACATTCTATGCAATCTAAATTAGAAAATGAAAAATACAAAAGAGTTGTTATTGTTGATGATACTTTTGATCATATGTATGGAAAAATTCTCTCTAAATATTTAAAAAACTTTTCATATGTTGAAGTTGTAGAGATTATTGAAAGTTATGAAATTAACTCTTTATTAGAAGATGTCTTTGAAGTTAACTATATTATAACTATTGATGATTTGCAAAATTTTAAATTAAATATCCCAGTTGTAAAAGTAAATCGTGAACTATTCTTAGATGATAATTTTGAGCTTTCGCAATTAAGTTTAATTTTAAAATAA
- a CDS encoding glycoside hydrolase family 35 protein has product MKFVEEHIEIDGEKTLLISGAMHYFRTLPEQWKDRLEKIASAGFNCVETYVPWNLHEPKEGEYNFSGMLDLEKFITLADEVGLYVILRPSPYICAEWEFGGLPSWLLKYPGIRLRTMDLTYMEKVDRYYDTLVPKFTKYLSTNGGPIIAVQIENEYGSYGNDHKYLSYLEEALIKRGVNVPLFTSDGPTHWMLSGGTLPHIWKTINFGSKTEESFELFKKYQSNMPKMVMEFWIGWFDHWGQEHITRKGEEVAEEFKYMLENNISVNFYMFHGGTNFGFMNGANYHDEQRCTVTSYDYDALLTEAGDLTKKYHLVKNTIDELKGKINIKKHKNYKEYEVKDSRKIACGKVDFKKSTSLWNNLDILSKHYTSPYVKTMEELDQDYGFILYKTKVKGIIENMPLTLQEVRDRALIYLNGEFKGVIDRNSKQEIILNCEKEESTLEILVENMGRINYGPLLKDSKGITEGVRLDRQFLFNWEIYTIPLDNLSSLEFEENIKDVENHPRFFKGTFNVSEIGDTFLDFTGWEKGVVYINGFNLGRYWSEGPQKRLYVPSPLLKEGENEIVIFELHNNGEVMELFAEAKLF; this is encoded by the coding sequence ATGAAATTTGTAGAGGAGCATATAGAGATAGACGGAGAGAAAACTCTTCTTATATCAGGAGCGATGCATTACTTTAGAACTTTACCTGAGCAGTGGAAGGATAGACTTGAGAAAATAGCATCAGCAGGTTTTAACTGTGTAGAGACTTACGTACCTTGGAATCTTCATGAACCTAAAGAGGGAGAGTATAACTTTTCAGGTATGCTAGACCTTGAAAAATTTATAACTTTAGCTGATGAAGTGGGACTTTATGTTATTTTAAGACCATCTCCATATATATGTGCTGAATGGGAGTTTGGAGGACTACCATCATGGTTATTAAAATATCCAGGTATAAGACTTCGTACAATGGATTTAACTTACATGGAGAAAGTTGATAGATATTATGATACTTTAGTTCCTAAGTTTACAAAATATCTTTCTACAAATGGAGGCCCTATAATAGCTGTTCAAATTGAAAATGAGTATGGAAGTTATGGAAATGACCATAAGTATTTAAGTTATTTAGAAGAGGCTTTAATAAAAAGAGGAGTTAATGTGCCACTATTTACTTCAGATGGGCCAACACATTGGATGTTATCAGGAGGAACACTACCACATATTTGGAAAACAATAAATTTTGGTTCAAAAACAGAGGAATCATTTGAACTATTTAAAAAATATCAAAGTAATATGCCTAAGATGGTTATGGAGTTTTGGATTGGATGGTTTGATCATTGGGGTCAAGAGCATATAACTAGAAAAGGTGAAGAGGTAGCAGAAGAGTTTAAGTATATGCTAGAAAATAATATCTCTGTAAACTTCTACATGTTCCACGGAGGAACTAACTTTGGCTTTATGAACGGAGCAAACTATCATGATGAACAACGTTGTACAGTAACAAGCTACGATTATGATGCTCTTTTAACTGAAGCTGGAGATTTAACTAAAAAATATCATTTAGTGAAGAATACTATTGATGAATTAAAGGGAAAAATAAATATTAAAAAACATAAAAACTACAAAGAGTACGAAGTGAAGGATTCTAGAAAAATAGCTTGTGGAAAAGTGGATTTTAAAAAGAGTACCTCTCTTTGGAATAATTTAGATATACTATCTAAACACTATACTTCGCCATATGTAAAAACCATGGAGGAGTTAGATCAAGATTATGGTTTTATACTATATAAAACAAAGGTTAAGGGAATTATTGAAAATATGCCGTTAACTTTACAAGAGGTTAGAGATAGAGCTTTAATCTATTTAAATGGGGAGTTTAAAGGAGTTATTGATAGAAATTCTAAACAGGAAATAATACTGAATTGTGAAAAAGAGGAGTCTACACTAGAAATTTTAGTTGAGAATATGGGAAGAATTAACTATGGACCTCTATTAAAAGATAGCAAGGGAATAACAGAGGGAGTTAGACTTGATAGACAGTTTCTGTTTAATTGGGAGATTTATACAATTCCGTTGGATAATCTATCTAGTTTAGAGTTTGAAGAGAATATTAAAGATGTTGAAAATCACCCAAGATTCTTTAAAGGAACTTTTAATGTGTCTGAGATTGGAGATACTTTCTTAGATTTTACAGGATGGGAAAAGGGTGTTGTATATATAAATGGATTTAATTTAGGAAGATATTGGAGTGAAGGACCTCAAAAGAGACTTTATGTTCCATCACCTCTTTTAAAAGAGGGAGAGAACGAAATTGTTATTTTTGAACTTCATAATAATGGTGAAGTTATGGAACTTTTTGCAGAAGCTAAACTTTTTTAA
- a CDS encoding carbohydrate ABC transporter permease — translation MKKKKTSELLFNALNHTVFVVITLIVLVPLLLVVLSSFKTPEQISQGYHLSLPAPFSLDNYKEVFKNGNVLTGFKNSMLLVLGTITVNVILSSMVAYSLSRFEFKLKKVYFFLFSFSMLIPSFIAEITRFGIIGRLGIYDTLLAPMVIYISTDILQIYVYKQFIDQIPYSLDESARIDGCSYFKIYWKVIFPLILPATATLIILKSVDVLNDMFTPYLYMPSAANATLTTMLMNYVGRSGSWAKLSAAIVIVMLPTVIMYLIFKKKILSGIVAGAVKE, via the coding sequence TTGAAAAAGAAAAAAACGAGCGAGTTACTGTTTAATGCTCTTAACCACACAGTGTTTGTAGTTATAACTTTGATAGTTTTAGTTCCTTTGCTTTTAGTGGTGTTATCATCTTTTAAAACTCCAGAACAGATATCACAAGGGTATCATCTATCTTTACCAGCACCCTTTTCACTAGATAACTATAAAGAGGTTTTTAAAAATGGAAATGTATTAACGGGGTTTAAAAACTCAATGCTTTTAGTTTTAGGAACAATAACAGTGAATGTTATTTTAAGTAGTATGGTTGCTTACTCTTTAAGTAGGTTTGAGTTTAAACTTAAAAAGGTATATTTCTTTCTATTTAGCTTTTCAATGTTAATACCTAGCTTTATTGCTGAGATAACAAGATTTGGAATAATAGGAAGACTTGGAATATATGACACTCTTTTAGCACCAATGGTAATCTATATATCAACGGATATACTTCAAATATATGTGTATAAACAGTTTATAGATCAGATTCCATACTCTTTAGATGAGAGTGCAAGAATAGATGGATGTTCGTATTTTAAAATCTATTGGAAAGTTATATTTCCACTAATTTTACCAGCAACAGCAACGCTAATAATATTAAAGTCTGTGGATGTGTTAAATGATATGTTTACACCTTATCTATATATGCCAAGTGCTGCTAATGCAACACTTACGACAATGCTGATGAACTATGTAGGACGTAGTGGTTCATGGGCTAAGTTATCAGCTGCAATAGTAATAGTTATGTTACCAACAGTTATAATGTATCTGATATTTAAGAAAAAGATTTTATCAGGAATAGTAGCGGGAGCTGTCAAAGAGTAA
- a CDS encoding LacI family DNA-binding transcriptional regulator codes for MKKTLTMKDIAKLAGVSQPTVSRVVNGNTTVDPEVRARVEKIILDQGFKPNSSAKTLRSSSSKIIGVILFDLSNYYYLEMIRYVEKAAGENGYTVIILNSGGDKSLEKDHILNLQARNVDGIIIAPVAKENLEFLRKQNENFVIVDCSLPNYPCVYTSLLQGGKIATEHLYNLNHRKIGFIGADKKNIKLLGVKEFFSEKNLKFSNEWFIETDVTNSNLDNLSSKLDSLKDFPTAFITSNDVIALNLIKELGKKGLSIPNDISILSFDDTIISTALNITSIRHPVDLMMANAIDYLLNGNKLIIQKSLDPILIKRESTSSC; via the coding sequence ATGAAAAAAACTTTAACTATGAAAGATATAGCAAAATTAGCAGGTGTTTCTCAACCCACTGTCTCAAGAGTGGTCAATGGAAATACAACTGTGGATCCCGAAGTTCGGGCTCGTGTTGAAAAAATAATTTTAGATCAAGGATTTAAACCAAACTCTAGCGCCAAAACTTTAAGAAGTAGTTCTTCTAAAATTATTGGAGTTATTCTCTTCGATTTATCTAATTATTATTATTTAGAGATGATTAGATATGTTGAAAAGGCTGCTGGCGAAAATGGATATACAGTTATTATTCTTAATTCTGGAGGAGATAAATCTTTAGAAAAAGACCATATTTTAAACTTACAAGCTAGAAATGTAGATGGAATAATTATAGCCCCAGTTGCAAAGGAAAATCTTGAATTCCTAAGAAAACAAAATGAAAATTTTGTAATTGTAGATTGTAGTTTACCTAACTATCCATGTGTTTATACATCTCTTCTTCAAGGTGGAAAAATTGCCACAGAACACCTTTATAATTTAAACCATAGAAAAATTGGATTTATCGGTGCTGATAAAAAAAATATAAAGCTTTTAGGAGTAAAAGAATTTTTCTCTGAGAAGAATTTAAAGTTTTCAAATGAATGGTTTATTGAAACTGACGTCACTAATAGTAACCTTGATAATCTCTCTTCAAAGTTAGATTCTTTAAAAGATTTTCCCACAGCTTTTATTACATCTAACGATGTTATAGCTTTAAATTTAATTAAAGAACTGGGAAAAAAAGGTTTATCTATTCCCAATGATATATCTATTTTAAGCTTTGACGATACTATTATCTCCACAGCTTTAAATATTACAAGTATTAGACATCCTGTGGATTTAATGATGGCAAATGCTATTGATTATCTTTTAAATGGAAATAAATTAATCATTCAGAAATCTTTAGATCCAATCTTAATAAAAAGAGAAAGTACCTCTTCTTGTTAA
- a CDS encoding glycoside hydrolase family 35 protein, whose product MLRIHKDKLFLDEEETLLISGAMHYFRTLPEQWRDRLEKIAAAGFNCVETYAPWNLHEPIENTFDFSGMLDVEKFIKIAEEVGLYVIFRPSPYICAEWEFGGLPSWLLKYNDIAFRTMDKIYIEKVNRYYDMLIPKIKPLLASNGGPIIAVQIENEYGSYGNDHKYLSYLEEALVKRGVDVPLFTSDGPTHYMLGGGTLPHIWKTINYGSKTEEAFEMLNNYQIDMPKMVMEFWIGWFDHWGHGHITREPKNMIDEFKKILDNNISVNFYMFHGGTNFGFMSGANFDVDYRPTVTSYDYDSLLTEAGDLTEKYNLTKSVLESFNGKISVKKHKNHKFYSVQNSKKKNYGKVKFTKQANLFTNLERISEKYSSPTIKPMEYFNQSYGYIIYETEIPYIIKNMRLTLQNVRDRALIFFNDEFKGVIDRNSNQEIILNSESKNNKLKILVENMGRINYGAQLKDFKGITEGVRLERQFLFNWNIYTLPMNDISSLNFQPLDTNIDDNNPSFYLGTFEVNEICDTFITFENWSKGHIYINGFNLGRYWEIGPQKTLYLPKDLLKNGTNEIIVFELHKFGEYLELIENPILE is encoded by the coding sequence ATGTTAAGAATACATAAAGATAAATTATTTTTAGATGAAGAGGAAACACTACTTATATCTGGAGCAATGCATTACTTTAGAACTTTACCTGAACAATGGAGAGATCGACTTGAAAAAATTGCTGCTGCTGGTTTTAACTGTGTTGAAACATATGCCCCATGGAATCTTCACGAACCTATTGAAAATACTTTTGATTTTTCTGGGATGTTAGACGTTGAAAAATTTATTAAAATTGCCGAAGAAGTAGGGCTTTATGTAATTTTTAGACCATCTCCATATATATGTGCTGAATGGGAGTTTGGTGGCCTTCCATCTTGGCTACTTAAGTATAATGATATTGCCTTTAGAACTATGGATAAAATTTATATTGAAAAAGTAAATAGATACTATGATATGCTTATTCCAAAAATAAAACCACTTTTAGCATCTAACGGTGGCCCGATTATAGCTGTTCAAATAGAAAATGAATATGGAAGTTACGGAAATGATCATAAGTACTTAAGCTATTTAGAAGAGGCCCTAGTTAAAAGAGGAGTTGATGTTCCTTTGTTTACTTCTGATGGTCCAACTCATTATATGTTAGGTGGTGGTACTTTACCTCATATCTGGAAAACTATTAACTATGGTTCTAAAACAGAGGAAGCTTTTGAGATGTTAAATAACTATCAAATTGATATGCCTAAAATGGTTATGGAGTTTTGGATTGGATGGTTTGATCATTGGGGACACGGTCATATTACTAGAGAGCCTAAAAATATGATTGATGAATTTAAAAAGATATTAGATAATAATATTTCTGTAAATTTCTATATGTTCCATGGAGGAACTAATTTTGGATTTATGTCTGGAGCTAATTTCGATGTTGATTACAGACCAACTGTTACTAGCTATGACTACGACTCTCTTTTAACTGAAGCTGGAGATTTAACAGAAAAATATAATTTAACAAAATCTGTTTTAGAAAGTTTCAATGGAAAAATTAGTGTAAAAAAACATAAAAATCATAAGTTTTATAGTGTTCAAAACTCTAAGAAAAAAAATTATGGAAAGGTTAAATTTACAAAGCAAGCTAATTTATTTACAAACTTAGAGCGCATCTCTGAAAAATATAGTTCACCTACTATTAAACCTATGGAATATTTCAATCAAAGTTATGGTTATATCATATATGAGACTGAAATCCCATATATTATAAAAAATATGAGACTTACTCTACAAAATGTTAGAGATAGAGCTTTAATCTTCTTCAATGATGAATTTAAAGGTGTTATTGATAGAAATAGTAACCAAGAAATTATTTTAAATAGTGAATCTAAAAATAATAAACTTAAAATTTTAGTTGAAAATATGGGAAGAATTAACTATGGAGCTCAACTTAAAGATTTTAAAGGGATTACAGAGGGGGTTAGATTAGAAAGACAGTTCCTTTTTAATTGGAATATTTATACTCTACCTATGAATGATATCAGTAGTTTAAATTTCCAACCTTTAGATACTAATATTGATGACAATAATCCAAGTTTTTACTTAGGTACCTTTGAGGTTAATGAAATTTGTGATACTTTTATTACCTTTGAAAATTGGTCTAAAGGACACATCTATATAAACGGTTTTAACTTAGGAAGATACTGGGAAATTGGACCTCAAAAGACTCTTTATTTACCTAAAGACCTTTTAAAAAATGGAACAAATGAGATTATTGTTTTTGAACTTCATAAATTTGGAGAGTATTTAGAACTTATTGAAAACCCAATTTTAGAATAA
- a CDS encoding ABC transporter substrate-binding protein gives MKRYLKVLGVGTMLFMAACGDGEKKEVAKAEDKKVELTFVTYSGTGEEYMMDTNSLAEAYQKVAPNVTIKMEKIPATEYDNTMKIRNSAQKLPDIFPVRVVTMESFKSVLLPLNETEAAKVNKYAKDFEIDGNIYGLPMYGFNEFVYYRKSVFNELGLEIPTTWGEFVALSTKIKDNGTYIPMALGAKDSWTTYPFNEFMPFLVPGGNDILSKMAVEKDPFSPGKPFYTAYDMLDKYYNTKPFGEDPLGYGWDQEKSMFASKKAAMLASGQWFYMDLEKEMPKETLEDVGVFVLPVRETKEDPFRYLVSAEVFLSIPKYSKNAEEAKKFLDWFFTSDYYKEYVTYMNVLPTVEGVKGRESIFNVAIANIPNPEAVLQKGGDEKFRKIANYISFDVKRMGQEMIQGVNFTEYMNEFNKRWTEAQENTK, from the coding sequence ATGAAAAGATATTTAAAGGTTTTAGGAGTGGGAACAATGTTATTTATGGCTGCTTGTGGTGATGGAGAAAAGAAAGAGGTAGCTAAAGCAGAGGATAAAAAAGTTGAACTAACTTTTGTAACATACTCTGGAACTGGGGAAGAGTATATGATGGATACAAATAGTCTGGCAGAAGCTTATCAAAAGGTAGCTCCAAATGTAACAATAAAAATGGAGAAAATACCTGCAACTGAGTATGATAACACAATGAAAATAAGAAACTCAGCACAGAAGCTACCTGATATTTTCCCTGTGAGAGTTGTAACTATGGAAAGCTTTAAAAGCGTACTACTTCCTTTAAATGAAACAGAAGCTGCAAAAGTGAATAAGTATGCTAAAGATTTTGAAATTGATGGAAATATATATGGATTACCAATGTATGGATTTAATGAATTTGTTTATTATAGAAAGAGTGTATTTAATGAGTTAGGGCTTGAGATACCAACAACTTGGGGAGAGTTTGTAGCACTTTCAACAAAGATAAAAGATAATGGGACTTATATTCCTATGGCTCTAGGAGCAAAAGATTCTTGGACAACATATCCGTTTAATGAGTTTATGCCATTTTTAGTACCTGGAGGTAATGATATTTTAAGTAAAATGGCTGTGGAAAAAGATCCGTTTTCACCAGGAAAACCATTTTATACAGCTTATGATATGTTAGATAAATACTATAATACAAAACCTTTTGGAGAGGATCCATTAGGATATGGTTGGGATCAGGAAAAAAGTATGTTTGCTTCTAAAAAGGCAGCGATGCTAGCATCAGGACAATGGTTTTATATGGATTTAGAAAAAGAGATGCCTAAAGAAACATTAGAAGATGTTGGAGTGTTTGTACTGCCAGTTCGTGAAACTAAAGAGGATCCATTTAGATATTTAGTTTCAGCTGAGGTATTCTTATCAATTCCAAAATATAGTAAAAATGCAGAAGAAGCTAAAAAGTTCCTAGATTGGTTCTTTACAAGTGATTATTATAAAGAGTATGTAACATATATGAATGTATTACCAACTGTAGAGGGAGTAAAGGGTAGAGAGAGTATATTTAACGTAGCAATAGCAAATATTCCAAATCCAGAGGCTGTACTTCAAAAAGGTGGAGATGAGAAGTTTAGAAAAATAGCTAACTATATCTCTTTTGATGTTAAAAGAATGGGACAAGAGATGATTCAAGGAGTTAATTTTACAGAGTATATGAATGAGTTTAATAAAAGATGGACAGAAGCTCAAGAAAACACAAAGTAG